One window of Dermacentor albipictus isolate Rhodes 1998 colony chromosome 9, USDA_Dalb.pri_finalv2, whole genome shotgun sequence genomic DNA carries:
- the LOC135909195 gene encoding sodium-dependent glucose transporter 1-like isoform X2, translated as MAGQQEPEERPMITFEQTPDTEVKATQTSLPGMYYALFGPTVQDLAVTLDVGLFRVLFLLAARGVGYFLGAVAGGVLLRPVNPQVLLVVLDFFLAMACLGVSYFDTLFQSELLFGLGGFALGAINIVGVLWISALWREASGFLLQTLSFMHCMGCTLAPVLGEPFLTQRSVLRPPSDMPPAVERELAYLTSLEDKDFVYVAYAYWAVALYVFVVVFLVLVAFFVDPRHQDLRAMETQCPVAPCSGIVVVLFSYLFTSVAMEIIYSQLVAAFALLLGQNKTVAAYLTSSFWAAFSAVRGASIVWLQQHGSLGVLLCSNVLLLALAGFGFAFGHQAPAMWIGAVLAGASMAPVMPSTLLLLHDHSGVSRGRFALAVLVVGASSAFAPLCLGAEMEREPMLFHYALAALAAVSLLLLLVARMLVRRRGDGYAPLPAAVEARSYKSR; from the exons ATGGCCGGCCAGCAGGAGCCCGAGGAGCGGCCCATGATCACGTTCGAGCAGACGCCAGACACCGAAGTCAAGGCCACGCAGACCTCGCTCCCC GGCATGTACTACGCGCTGTTTGGCCCCACTGTGCAAGACTTGGCCGTGACGCTGGACGTGGGCCTGTTTCGTGTGTTGTTCCTGCTGGCCGCCAGGGGCGTCGGGTACTTCTTGGGAGCCGTGGCCG GCGGAGTGCTGCTGAGACCCGTGAACCCGCAGGTGCTCCTCGTGGTGCTCGACTTCTTCCTCGCCATGGCCTGCCTCGGGGTCTCCTACTTCGACACGCTCTTCCAGAGTGAGCTGCTCTTCGGACTCGGAGGATTCGCCCTCGGGGCCATCAACATCG TGGGCGTCCTGTGGATCTCGGCGCTGTGGCGAGAGGCCAGCGGGTTCCTGCTGCAGACCCTCAGCTTCATGCACTGCATGGGCTGCACATTGGCGCCCGTGTTGGGCGAACCGTTCCTGACACAGCGAAGCGTGCTTCGGCCACCGTCAGACATGCCGCCGGCGGTCGAGAGGGAGCTCGCCTACCTGACCAGCCTCGAAGACAAGGACTTTGTTTACGTCGCGTACGCCTACTGGGCCGTCGCCTTGTacgtgttcgtcgtcgtcttcctggTGCTGGTCGCGTTCTTTGTTGACCCTCGGCACCAGGACCTAAGGGCTATGGAGACACAGTGCCCCGTCGCACCTTGCAGCGGAATCGTAGTCGTGTTGTTCTCGTACCTGTTCACGTCGGTCGCGATGGAGATCATCTACAGCCAGCTCGTCGCCGCGTTCGCGCTTCTCCTCGGGCAGAACAAGACCGTGGCCGCCTACCTGACGTCCAGCTTTTGGGCCGCGTTCAGCGCCGTGCGGGGCGCTTCGATCGTGTGGCTACAGCAGCACGGCTCGCTCGGCGTGCTGCTGTGCTCGAACGTCTTGCTCCTGGCCCTGGCGGGCTTCGGCTTCGCCTTCGGCCACCAGGCGCCGGCGATGTGGATCGGCGCGGTGCTGGCCGGCGCGTCCATGGCTCCCGTGATGCCCTCGACGTTGCTGCTCTTGCACGACCATTCGGGCGTCTCTCGGGGCCGGTTCGCCCTGGCGGTGCTGGTGGTGGGAGCCAGCTCGGCGTTCGCGCCGCTCTGCCTCGGGGCCGAGATGGAGCGCGAACCGATGCTCTTCCACTACGCGCTGGCGGCGCTCGCGGCCGTctcgctgctgctcctgctggtCGCGAGGATGCTGGTGCGGCGCCGCGGCGACGGCTACGCCCCGCTGCCCGCTGCGGTCGAAGCGCGGTCCTACAAGTCGCGTTAA
- the LOC135909195 gene encoding sodium-dependent glucose transporter 1-like isoform X1: MAGQQEPEERPMITFEQTPDTEVKATQTSLPATSSSPLSAPGETPTQPADVASPPFPQPATPPTKGAAATASPQAPRKSATVADVTSRAEAQELHRKWAHEHFLESVPVRESHMEASRRERLVKTAQTFCIHLSFFGMGMYYALFGPTVQDLAVTLDVGLFRVLFLLAARGVGYFLGAVAGGVLLRPVNPQVLLVVLDFFLAMACLGVSYFDTLFQSELLFGLGGFALGAINIVGVLWISALWREASGFLLQTLSFMHCMGCTLAPVLGEPFLTQRSVLRPPSDMPPAVERELAYLTSLEDKDFVYVAYAYWAVALYVFVVVFLVLVAFFVDPRHQDLRAMETQCPVAPCSGIVVVLFSYLFTSVAMEIIYSQLVAAFALLLGQNKTVAAYLTSSFWAAFSAVRGASIVWLQQHGSLGVLLCSNVLLLALAGFGFAFGHQAPAMWIGAVLAGASMAPVMPSTLLLLHDHSGVSRGRFALAVLVVGASSAFAPLCLGAEMEREPMLFHYALAALAAVSLLLLLVARMLVRRRGDGYAPLPAAVEARSYKSR, encoded by the exons ATGGCCGGCCAGCAGGAGCCCGAGGAGCGGCCCATGATCACGTTCGAGCAGACGCCAGACACCGAAGTCAAGGCCACGCAGACCTCGCTCCCC GCGACCAGCAGCTCTCCGCTCAGCGCCCCCGGAGAGACACCGACGCAGCCGGCGGACGTCGCCTCGCCGCCGTTCCCTCAGCCGGCGACGCCCCCGACGAAAG GCGCAGCAGCCACCGCGTCGCCTCAAGCGCCCCGGAAGTCGGCGACGGTGGCTGACGTCACGAGCCGGGCGGAAGCGCAGGAGCTGCACCGCAAGTGGGCGCACGAGCACTTCCTCGAGTCGGTGCCGGTCAGGGAGTCCCACATGGAGGCCAGTCGCCGGGAGAGGCTCGTCAAGACGGCGCAGACGTTCTGCATTCACCTCAGCTTCTTCGGAATG GGCATGTACTACGCGCTGTTTGGCCCCACTGTGCAAGACTTGGCCGTGACGCTGGACGTGGGCCTGTTTCGTGTGTTGTTCCTGCTGGCCGCCAGGGGCGTCGGGTACTTCTTGGGAGCCGTGGCCG GCGGAGTGCTGCTGAGACCCGTGAACCCGCAGGTGCTCCTCGTGGTGCTCGACTTCTTCCTCGCCATGGCCTGCCTCGGGGTCTCCTACTTCGACACGCTCTTCCAGAGTGAGCTGCTCTTCGGACTCGGAGGATTCGCCCTCGGGGCCATCAACATCG TGGGCGTCCTGTGGATCTCGGCGCTGTGGCGAGAGGCCAGCGGGTTCCTGCTGCAGACCCTCAGCTTCATGCACTGCATGGGCTGCACATTGGCGCCCGTGTTGGGCGAACCGTTCCTGACACAGCGAAGCGTGCTTCGGCCACCGTCAGACATGCCGCCGGCGGTCGAGAGGGAGCTCGCCTACCTGACCAGCCTCGAAGACAAGGACTTTGTTTACGTCGCGTACGCCTACTGGGCCGTCGCCTTGTacgtgttcgtcgtcgtcttcctggTGCTGGTCGCGTTCTTTGTTGACCCTCGGCACCAGGACCTAAGGGCTATGGAGACACAGTGCCCCGTCGCACCTTGCAGCGGAATCGTAGTCGTGTTGTTCTCGTACCTGTTCACGTCGGTCGCGATGGAGATCATCTACAGCCAGCTCGTCGCCGCGTTCGCGCTTCTCCTCGGGCAGAACAAGACCGTGGCCGCCTACCTGACGTCCAGCTTTTGGGCCGCGTTCAGCGCCGTGCGGGGCGCTTCGATCGTGTGGCTACAGCAGCACGGCTCGCTCGGCGTGCTGCTGTGCTCGAACGTCTTGCTCCTGGCCCTGGCGGGCTTCGGCTTCGCCTTCGGCCACCAGGCGCCGGCGATGTGGATCGGCGCGGTGCTGGCCGGCGCGTCCATGGCTCCCGTGATGCCCTCGACGTTGCTGCTCTTGCACGACCATTCGGGCGTCTCTCGGGGCCGGTTCGCCCTGGCGGTGCTGGTGGTGGGAGCCAGCTCGGCGTTCGCGCCGCTCTGCCTCGGGGCCGAGATGGAGCGCGAACCGATGCTCTTCCACTACGCGCTGGCGGCGCTCGCGGCCGTctcgctgctgctcctgctggtCGCGAGGATGCTGGTGCGGCGCCGCGGCGACGGCTACGCCCCGCTGCCCGCTGCGGTCGAAGCGCGGTCCTACAAGTCGCGTTAA